The Bacillus sp. Marseille-Q1617 genome has a segment encoding these proteins:
- a CDS encoding BMP family ABC transporter substrate-binding protein, which translates to MKKKLYFLILAVLALGINGCMNGNASGELENVGLLVPETVNDGVWGTKGYKGLLKIQSNHDVDVFYKESMNNDTSIEQAILEYENDDVNLVFGHGSEYAEVFNRISNEYPDIHFVSFNGDASEKNTTSLKFKGYSMGFFGGMTAASHTNTDKVGVIAAFDWQPEVQGFIDGAKYQNKDIDVIVEYTRNWDDKPRALDRLNTIANKDADVVYPAGDGYNVAVIEELKERGLFAIGYVSDQSDLGESTVLTSTVQHADKLYEVVADKYSKGELSSGVLEFDFKDGVISMGKFSPLVPEDFQTTMNQHVRTYIETGKLPNGKEAK; encoded by the coding sequence ATGAAAAAGAAACTATACTTTCTCATTCTGGCGGTTTTAGCACTTGGAATAAACGGATGTATGAACGGAAATGCCTCCGGCGAATTAGAAAATGTAGGTTTACTGGTTCCTGAAACAGTCAATGACGGAGTCTGGGGGACAAAAGGATACAAAGGGTTATTAAAAATACAATCAAATCACGATGTAGACGTATTTTATAAAGAGAGCATGAACAATGATACATCAATAGAACAGGCAATTCTGGAATATGAAAATGACGATGTTAACTTAGTTTTTGGTCACGGAAGTGAATATGCAGAGGTTTTTAATCGCATATCAAATGAATATCCGGATATCCATTTCGTGAGCTTTAATGGTGATGCTTCCGAAAAGAATACAACCAGTTTGAAGTTTAAAGGCTATTCCATGGGATTCTTCGGTGGAATGACAGCGGCCAGTCACACGAATACGGATAAAGTTGGTGTGATTGCTGCATTTGATTGGCAGCCTGAAGTACAGGGATTTATTGATGGAGCGAAGTATCAGAATAAGGATATTGATGTAATCGTTGAATACACAAGGAACTGGGATGACAAACCAAGAGCTTTGGATCGGTTGAATACAATTGCAAATAAAGATGCGGATGTTGTATATCCTGCCGGGGATGGCTATAATGTAGCTGTAATAGAAGAACTTAAAGAACGGGGTTTGTTTGCGATCGGGTATGTATCTGATCAGTCGGATCTGGGAGAGTCCACGGTCCTTACAAGCACCGTCCAGCATGCGGATAAGCTCTATGAAGTAGTGGCTGATAAGTATTCTAAAGGGGAGTTATCATCGGGGGTCCTGGAGTTTGATTTTAAAGACGGTGTTATTTCAATGGGGAAATTCAGCCCCTTGGTCCCGGAAGATTTCCAAACCACTATGAATCAGCATGTAAGAACCTATATTGAAACAGGAAAATTACCAAACGGGAAGGAAGCAAAGTAA